In one window of Arthrobacter pascens DNA:
- a CDS encoding phosphoenolpyruvate carboxykinase (GTP) translates to MGDLAQKPQLENAPTTHAALLAWVEEVVELTQPDRIHWVDGSEEENRRLTDELVEAGTLKRLNQELFPDSFAAFSDPADVARVEEQTYICSEKEHDAGFTNNWMAPAEMKQKLRNLFAGSMRGRTMYVIPFVMGHLDAEDPKFGIEITDSAYVVASMRIMARIGTDVLNRITETNAFFVPALHSLGAPLEAGQADVPWPCNPDKWIVHFPEERSIWSYGSGYGGNALLGKKCYALRIASVMARDEGWLAEHMLILKLTSPEQKTYYISAAFPSACGKTNLALLDPTIEGWKVETLGDDITWMRFGKEGELRAVNPEAGLFGVAPGTGWGTNPNAMRAIAKGHSIFTNVALTDDGGVWWEGMTEEVPAHLTDWQGNSWTPDSGRPAAHPNSRFCTPIDQIDMLAEEYNNPDGVELSAILFGGRRKTTIPLVTEARSWSNGIFMGSTLSSETTAAAAGQVGVVRRDPMAMLPFIGYDAGDYLNHWVNLSAKANPERLPKIFLVNWFRRNSEGGFAWPGFGDNARVLKWAIERLEGKADAVETPIGFVPTGDSIDLKGLDMTPAQVEEAVRVDPAEWATELASIEEWFANFGESLPEALKSELAGLKSRLG, encoded by the coding sequence ATGGGCGATCTGGCGCAGAAGCCGCAGCTTGAGAATGCACCCACCACACATGCCGCCCTGCTGGCATGGGTCGAAGAGGTTGTTGAGCTTACACAGCCGGACCGTATCCACTGGGTTGACGGATCCGAAGAGGAAAACCGACGCCTGACTGACGAGCTCGTGGAAGCGGGAACGCTGAAGCGCCTGAACCAGGAGCTGTTTCCCGACTCGTTCGCCGCGTTCTCTGATCCGGCAGACGTGGCGAGGGTCGAAGAGCAGACCTACATCTGCTCCGAAAAGGAGCACGACGCCGGCTTCACCAACAACTGGATGGCTCCGGCCGAGATGAAGCAGAAGCTGCGCAACCTGTTCGCAGGCTCCATGCGCGGCCGCACCATGTACGTCATCCCGTTCGTCATGGGCCACCTGGACGCCGAAGACCCCAAGTTCGGCATCGAAATCACCGACAGCGCCTACGTTGTTGCTTCCATGCGCATCATGGCCCGGATCGGCACCGACGTCCTGAACCGCATCACCGAGACCAACGCGTTCTTCGTGCCGGCTCTGCACTCCCTGGGTGCGCCGCTCGAAGCCGGCCAGGCTGACGTGCCGTGGCCGTGCAACCCGGACAAGTGGATCGTGCACTTCCCCGAAGAGCGCTCCATCTGGTCCTACGGCTCCGGCTACGGAGGAAACGCCCTGCTGGGCAAGAAATGCTACGCCCTGCGTATCGCGTCCGTGATGGCCCGCGACGAAGGCTGGCTGGCCGAGCACATGCTCATCCTGAAGCTGACTTCCCCGGAGCAGAAGACCTACTACATTTCGGCAGCCTTCCCGTCCGCCTGCGGCAAGACCAACCTCGCGCTGCTTGATCCCACCATCGAAGGCTGGAAGGTTGAGACCCTGGGTGATGACATCACCTGGATGCGTTTCGGCAAGGAAGGCGAGCTCCGCGCAGTCAACCCTGAAGCCGGTCTCTTCGGTGTTGCCCCCGGAACCGGCTGGGGCACCAACCCCAACGCCATGCGCGCTATCGCCAAGGGCCACAGCATCTTCACCAACGTGGCGCTGACAGACGACGGCGGTGTGTGGTGGGAAGGTATGACCGAGGAAGTTCCCGCGCACCTGACAGACTGGCAGGGCAACTCGTGGACGCCCGATTCGGGCAGGCCGGCAGCACACCCCAACTCGCGCTTCTGCACACCGATCGACCAGATCGACATGCTGGCTGAGGAGTACAACAACCCCGACGGCGTGGAACTCTCCGCGATCCTCTTCGGCGGCCGCCGCAAGACCACCATCCCCTTGGTCACGGAGGCACGCAGCTGGTCCAACGGCATCTTCATGGGCTCGACGCTGTCCTCCGAGACCACTGCCGCCGCAGCCGGCCAGGTTGGCGTGGTCCGCCGCGACCCCATGGCCATGCTCCCCTTCATCGGCTACGACGCCGGGGATTACCTGAACCACTGGGTCAACCTGTCCGCCAAGGCCAATCCGGAACGCCTGCCCAAGATCTTCCTGGTCAACTGGTTCCGCCGGAACTCCGAGGGCGGCTTCGCCTGGCCCGGATTCGGCGACAACGCACGCGTCCTGAAGTGGGCCATCGAACGCCTCGAGGGCAAGGCCGACGCCGTGGAGACACCCATCGGGTTCGTTCCCACCGGTGATTCCATTGACCTCAAGGGCCTGGACATGACTCCGGCTCAGGTTGAGGAGGCCGTCCGTGTCGATCCGGCCGAGTGGGCCACCGAGCTTGCTTCGATCGAGGAATGGTTTGCCAACTTCGGGGAGTCACTGCCCGAGGCACTGAAGTCCGAGCTGGCCGGCCTGAAGTCCCGCCTGGGCTAG
- a CDS encoding dihydrolipoyl dehydrogenase family protein, translating to MTPEPLEREFDVIVLGAGAVGENVADRVVQGGLTAVLVEAELVGGECSYWACMPSKALLRPGTALHGAQAVPGAEAAVTRTLDVAAVLKRRDYFTSNWQDDSQVKWVEETGIELIRGHGWLTAPRTLQVAGRDGNSYQLTARHAVVLATGSTPNIPPIDGLADLQVWGTREATSAKEIPARLAVLGGGVAGTELAQAFARLGSNVTLVARSRLLGSFPPEAARLVAAGLRADGVELHLNTSTDSVSENGDGTFTLALGDGSKVTADKVLVSTGRHPALEGLGLESVGFAAPDGQPLKLTTDSSGLVNGARDEPWLYAVGDAAGKNFFTHQGKYEARAAGDAIAARAKGELHGAPAEWSRYAQTANQHAVPGVVFTDPELATVGRTVEQAEKDGYSVSSVELPIQVAGSSLHSEHYEGWAQLVIDEDRKVLLGATFAGPDVAELLHAATIAVVGEVPLDRLWHAVPSYPTVSEVWLRLLEKYGL from the coding sequence ATGACGCCTGAGCCCCTGGAACGCGAATTTGATGTCATCGTGCTCGGAGCCGGCGCTGTCGGGGAAAATGTGGCGGACCGCGTGGTCCAGGGCGGCCTGACAGCCGTTCTGGTGGAGGCGGAACTGGTGGGCGGCGAATGCTCTTACTGGGCATGCATGCCGTCTAAAGCCCTGCTCCGGCCCGGTACCGCGCTTCATGGAGCCCAGGCTGTCCCGGGTGCGGAGGCGGCAGTAACCCGGACGCTGGATGTCGCTGCCGTGCTGAAACGCCGCGACTACTTCACCTCCAACTGGCAGGACGACAGCCAAGTGAAGTGGGTCGAGGAGACGGGCATCGAGCTCATCCGGGGCCACGGCTGGCTCACAGCTCCACGGACTCTTCAGGTTGCGGGCCGGGACGGCAACTCCTACCAGCTCACGGCACGTCACGCCGTCGTCCTGGCGACCGGCTCCACACCGAACATCCCGCCCATCGACGGCCTCGCTGATCTCCAGGTCTGGGGAACCCGTGAAGCGACCTCGGCGAAGGAAATTCCGGCCCGGCTTGCGGTGCTGGGCGGCGGAGTGGCCGGGACGGAACTGGCCCAGGCTTTTGCCAGGCTGGGCTCGAACGTGACACTCGTGGCCAGGAGCAGGCTGCTGGGCAGTTTTCCCCCGGAAGCGGCCAGGCTCGTAGCCGCCGGGCTTCGTGCGGACGGCGTGGAGCTCCACCTCAACACCTCAACTGACAGCGTCAGCGAGAACGGCGACGGCACCTTCACCCTGGCCCTGGGCGATGGATCGAAGGTTACGGCTGACAAGGTCCTGGTATCCACCGGCAGGCATCCCGCTCTTGAAGGACTCGGGCTGGAGAGCGTGGGGTTCGCGGCACCTGACGGTCAGCCCCTGAAGCTCACTACCGATTCCTCGGGCCTTGTCAACGGAGCCCGCGACGAACCCTGGCTTTATGCCGTTGGCGATGCGGCCGGAAAGAACTTTTTCACGCACCAGGGCAAGTACGAGGCAAGGGCCGCCGGAGACGCCATCGCAGCCCGGGCCAAGGGGGAGTTGCACGGCGCCCCGGCGGAGTGGAGCCGCTACGCCCAGACGGCCAACCAGCACGCCGTGCCCGGCGTCGTGTTCACCGATCCGGAACTGGCAACAGTAGGCCGCACAGTGGAGCAGGCCGAAAAGGACGGCTATAGCGTTTCCTCGGTGGAGCTTCCCATACAAGTGGCAGGATCTTCCCTCCATTCGGAGCACTACGAAGGCTGGGCGCAGCTCGTGATCGACGAGGACCGCAAGGTGTTGCTGGGTGCCACGTTCGCGGGTCCGGACGTGGCGGAGCTGCTGCACGCTGCCACTATTGCGGTGGTGGGCGAGGTCC